In Vigna angularis cultivar LongXiaoDou No.4 chromosome 8, ASM1680809v1, whole genome shotgun sequence, one DNA window encodes the following:
- the LOC108344169 gene encoding uncharacterized protein LOC108344169, with protein MDPSLRSIQVKIHGYSDMDKEVNEMISMASLRVRHRVQTQHIVQVNGCLSSFQKERLKSTPFKWLVDMVDNMVISSPILIELISLPSVGESVNLESDVGGIVNDLFKDEDITIFSFGAFYFPRNSNVINSVPFSKLDNINDLNIYNWGDDVHGLIVSSLNRACNKYNRRSYHEVIHIAGCATVLQLWVVEHISLYHVGGRCIYPRFLHWVVIKDKRKRIKLTFQQTEQLDNDEIKESQTNGGKSNPESNDENLEFARLVEDQRVLRRRVDKHAERPDELEMKIRRLQEEVRNEMPSFNDGMEGPSTDDKMNDLTIVNFVDVGMEGASRHENIDFGSVYTTCTSSLCNDGDVALVEVSNNILTRGDLQCFRPRAKIDNIVMLFATAMTVYNQLHKSGMITRCCFNPFFALFVPTMSDDHWWCYCVSCQSREFFIIDSLGHKRRTRYGIDKAMVGCLQELFNMIDNEANCKEQQLKVRLWFVGDEIYGVMGQPI; from the exons GCCTCACTTAGAGTTAGGCATCGAGTCCAGACACAACATATAGTTCAAGTGAACGGTTGCCTATCATCCTTTCAAAAGGAACGTTTAAAGTCAACACCTTTCAAGTGGTTGGTGGATATGGTTGACAATATGGTTATTTCTAGCCCTATTCTTATAGAGTTAATCA gtttaccTAGTGTTGGTGAGAGTGTTAATTTAGAGAGTGATGTTGGTGGCATTGTCAATGACTTGTTTAAGGATGAGGACATCACAATTTTTA GTTTTGGagcattttattttcctaggaaTAGTAATGTGATAAATAGTGTCCCTTTTAGTAAACTAGATAACATTAATGATCTAAATATATACAATTGGGGTGATGATGTACATGGTTTGATAGTAAGTAGTTTGAATCGGGCATGCAATAAATACAATCGCAGATCTTACCACGAAGTTATACACATAGCTGGGTGTGCAACAGTTTTGCAG TTGTGGGTTGTTGAACACATCAGTTTGTATCATGTTGGTGGACGGTGTATTTATCCCCGATTTCTTCATTGGGTtgttattaaagataaaaggaaaagaatcAAATTAACTTTTCAACAAACAGAG CAATTAGATAATGATGAAATAAAGGAATCACAAACTAACGGTGGGAAAAGTAATCCTGAGTCAAATGATGAGAACTTAGAGTTTGCTAGACTTGTGGAAGACCAGAGAGTATTGAGGAGAAGAGTTGACAAGCATGCAGAACGGCCTGATGAGttagaaatgaaaataagacGTCTTCAAGAAGAGGTACGCAATGAAATGCCATCTTTTAATGATGGTATGGAGGGACCATCCACAGATGACAAAATGAATGATTTAACTATTGTCAATTTTGTGGATGTGGGAATGGAGGGAGCTTCCAGACATGAGAACATTGATTTTGGAAGTGTTTACACCACCTGCACTTCATCGCTTTGTAATGATGGTGATGT AGCGCTTGTGGAGGTGTCTAACAACATCTTAACTAGAGGAGACTTGCAATGCTTTCGACCTCGTGCAAAAATTGATAACATC GTTATGTTGTTTGCGACTGCGATGACTGTGTACAATCAATTGCATAAATCAGGAATGATTACTCGATGTTGTTTCAATCCATTTTTTGCG TTGTTTGTGCCCACTATGAGTGATGACCATTGGTGGTGCTATTGTGTCAGTTGCCAATCAAGGGAATTTTTCATTATAGATTCTCTTGGTCATAAGAGGCGGACCAGATATGGTATTGACAAGGCAATG GTCGGTTGTTTGCAAGAGTTATTTAATATGATAGATAATGAAGCAAATTGTAAGGAGCAACAATTAAAG GTACGATTGTGGTTTGTTGGTGATGAAATATATGGAGTTATGGGACAACCAATCTAA
- the LOC108344168 gene encoding protein FAR-RED ELONGATED HYPOCOTYL 3-like → MEHTNTSLDDIQIDEQHEKAQEELNENNVQPLSIAPTIGMVFETVNEVKLFYRQYAISKGFGIRTRSSRKNNKNELCYFMMVCSRAGKYVSPIQNQMIGRPTCANDCSARMIVSKRDDKWYISGFDDVYSHDLSPTKSRLFRGNKRMNLNVKRTLDLNVEAGVRINKSFRSLVCATGGYENMEFVEHDVVLVAYNEKKIPEKLQSYSAYKDIKRQRKQVVYNSDLVDNFVYGWERMITTFSLHTNEWFSSLYEERHRWVPCYLRNSFWAGMSTTQRSESMNAFFDGYINSRTTLQEFVKQYDNALQHKTEKETQADFTSLNTTLPCGSQSLIERQFQKHYTHAKFTKIQSEFRGKINCFVDGIVVQDNSSLYKVMEDSIHNEIREERAFMVTFQRDTMDVNCSCLLFEFRGIICRHCVCVLAQERVT, encoded by the exons ATGGAGCATACAAATACATCTTTGGATGATATTCAAATTGATGAACAACACGAAAAAGCACAAgaagaattaaatgaaaacaatgtTCAACCTCTCTCAATCGCTCCAACAATTGGAATGGTTTTTGAAACTGTTAATGAAGTGAAGTTATTTTATAGACAATATGCAATATCAAAGGGTTTTGGAATTCGTACAAGGAGTTCAAGGAAGAACAACAAGAACGAATTATGTTACTTCATGATGGTGTGTTCTAGGGCTGGAAAATATGTCTCCCCCATTCAGAATCAAATGATTGGACGTCCAACATGTGCTAATGATTGTTCAGCTCGAATGATTGTATCAAAAAGAGATGATAAGTGGTACATTTCAGGATTTGATGATGTATATAGTCATGATCTTAGTCCAACAAAGTCCAGATTGTTCCGAGGCAATAAAAGAATGAATCTCAACGTCAAAAGAACTCTAGACTTGAATGTCGAAGCAGGAGTTAGGATTAACAAGAGTTTTCGGTCCTTGGTTTGTGCAACAGGAGGTTATGAGAACATGGAGTTTGTCGAACACGAT GTGGTGCTTGTGgcatataatgaaaaaaaaatacctgaGAAGTTACAGAGTTATTCAGCTTACAAAGATATCAAGCGCCAACGTAAGCAAGTTGTGTACAATTCTGATTTAgttgataattttgtttatggATGGGAGAGGATGATAACAACCTTTTCACTTCACACGAATGAATGGTTTTCTTCACTTTACGAAGAACGTCATAGGTGGGTTCCTTGTTACTTGAGAAACAGTTTTTGGGCTGGCATGTCAACAACTCAGAGAAGTGAGAGCATGAATGCATTCTTTGATGGATATATTAACTCACGCACTACTCTTCAAGAATTTGTTAAACAATATGACAATGCACTACAACACAAGACAGAGAAAGAGACCCAAGCTGACTTCACGTCATTAAACACAACTCTTCCATGCGGTTCACAATCACTCATAGAGCGGCAATTCCAAAAGCATTACACACATGCTAAGTTTACAAAAATACAGTCAGAATTTAGaggtaaaattaattgtttcgtTGATGGCATTGTGGTACAAGATAATTCGTCACTGTACAAAGTCATGGAGGACTCCATTCATAATGAAATAAGGGAAGAGAGGGCATTCATGGTTACATTTCAGCGAGACACAATGGATGTTAATTGTAGTTGTTTGCTTTTTGAGTTTAGGGGCATTATATGTAGACActgtgtttgtgttttggcCCAAGAGCGAGTAACATAG